tagaaaaaaaattgttaCCCAAAAAATGGTGACTTTCAACACTCAATCTCAACTAATACATTACATTTTATGGACTTTTGGATATGATCAAGGACCAAATCGGACAAAATTTCTCAAGAAAgctgctcaaaaaaaaaaaaagaagaaaacccagatttttaaaattttgtataatcATAATAATGAACTcctaatatattttttcttttccgtGGATAAAAGCATATGTATTTGGATGAATAATTTTGAATTAGGAAAACTACCTACTAATAGAGCTGCATGTGGGAGACCGGACCAAGACCAATGTACATAGAGAGTCTATCCGCCAATGCTATAACATTATTTATGTTTTCATAATATTGATTGTATATTAATTTGCAGATGCCAAAGGCATGTATTCAAGAAAGGATAAGAGAGCTAAAAGAGGAAGTAAAGAACTTGCTAAAACATGCTAATGATCACTTACAAGAGATGGAATTAATTGACGCACTTCAACGCCTAGGTGTGGCATATCACTTTGAAAAGGAGATAGATGAGATACTCAGCCAAATCTATAATGCTCATATCGAGGGTGAAGATTTGCATGCTGTTGCCCTTCACTTCCGACTTCTGAGACAGCATGGCTATAACATATCCACAAGTAAGCAATTTTCAGATATTATTGTCATTCTTCTTATATGTTTACTCATATAAGATGCTCAAACTTTATACAGATGTTTTTATCAAGTTTAAAGAAGCTGAAGGGAGTTTTAAGGCTATCTTAAAAAATGATGTGAAGGGTTTGCTAAGCCTATATGAAGCCGCTTATCTTTGCACCCTAGAAGATTATATATTAGATGAAGCACTGAATTTTGCAAAAGTACATCTCAAGATCATGGAAAAGCAGATGAGACCAATTCTTGCAACACGAGTATTAGATGCCCTTGAGATGCCTTTACATAGGAGAATGAGGAGGCTAGAGGCAAAGAATTATATCTCCATTTATCAAGAAGATGAGGGGCGAATTAATGTGGTATTGGAGCTCGCAAAGTTGGATTTTCATTTGTTGCAATCAATTCATAGAGAAGAAGTTAGGAGCATCTCCATGTAAGTCTCTATCTATCAAGTTACAAACATCAGCTTGTTGATTAGATAATTTGTCATCATTTGTTTTAGGTCACAAATTATTATTATAGATACTTGGGGCATATGTTTATTTTCCTCCTTCTTGAAATGCTAATATCTCTTAGATTATCATTAAAATATGGTCATTTTATCAATTCATAAAAGTTTGGCCACATCTTAACATATATTTCCTAAGAAAATATATGAAACCTAGAAACTAAATGATGGTCAGTTATTGATAAACTTACATGTAttctgcatgcatatatatatatatatatatatatatatatatatatatatatatatatatatatatatatatatatatgaatcttGCATTTGTGAGTATACAAACACGTCTCATATTCAAGTGATCTTGAAATTGTACCTATTCCATATATAACGATGTCCAAGTATAAGTTAGTTTAGCATCGATGCATATTAGTTGAAACTAGAtaagtaattaattttgattcaatATAGCTATCCAAATTACAATTTTCTTAAAAAGTAGGCCAAGGATTGCCACTACCAATGTTCAACCCATGGACCTGGACCAAGAGTAGGGTACCAACCAGCTTAGGTAAAGCTGGTTGATCGTCTTTGGCATTCTCATATATCTAAACTACCCAAGAACCTTGTAATATATAAGAATATTACTCTTGGCCCAAATTGTTTAGAACCTATTTAAGAAACTTTATCAACTACAGATTAATTGTACAATTTATTTCTTGtgataactaatttttaatcatTAGAACTCCTTGTTAATGTTAGACATATTCTCCACATTTTCTTAACATGCCAAATCttcatattttgttaaagaattccCATGTACCTATTCAAGAAACTTTATCAACTACAGATTAATTGTGCAATTTATTTCTTGtgataactaatttttaatcatTAGAACTCCTTGTTAATGTTAGACATATTCTCCACATTTTCTTAATATGCCAAATCTTCGTATTTTGTTAAATAATTCCCTTGTACTAGTGAATTAAGCCATATGTTAGTTTAAGTTTTAAATGTTTGTGATAAGAATATGGTAATTCAAAAATCTTAACTATTTAActaatttatttattcatttatttatctaCTTTTTATGAAGTCTCTCAACTATACTATTTGTATGTAATACTGTATCAATTAAGTATTGCCTAAATGCATCAATCATATATGATGCATTTTTGTGCCACTTTGACTTTATTGGGGTTGCAATTTTATCTAACATAAAGCTGGTATGCCTTGTGTATCTCATGTAGGTGGTGGAAATCAATTGGCCTTGCAAAAAAGCTAACCTTCAGCAGGGATAGAGTGGTCGAGTGTTATGTTTGGCCTCTTGGTGTATATTTTGAGCCTCGTTATTCTAGAGCACGAATTTATCTGACAAAAGTGATTGCTTTACTTTCAATCATGGATGATATCTATGATGCTTATGGCACATTAGAGGAGCTCCAAGAATTTACTAAAGTAATCCAAAGGTTTGAGCATCTCCTGTTGGCACTATTAgaaccttttattttttttttcacaagaaGCATTTTGAAGTTGAATAAATAATAAACATAATATATAAAatgaaatataattataaaaataaataaaaaaattaaatagcatcAAATTGTTATgcaagatataaaaaatttatgcaagtaAAATGTAATTATCTATATTGCTATATATTGCAAACTCTGGGAATTGAACTCCACCACTTGACTTTGATTCCATGAAATTTTTCAAAGAGTGCAGTAGAGTTAGTTTAGGACTGCACACCCTTACATATGGACTCCAAACCTCAAATATTGTCTCAGCAAGTCTCAAATCCTAAAGTTGAAAATCAACTCACATGCAAGGAAGTACATGTTACAGCATGTGATGGACAAGGTAATATATGTTAGGGCACAAACAAAATCAGAACCTTCATTTTTTAAATATCGtctgaagaaaaagattgtagcTTGTGAAACAACAACCTAATGCAAAAAAAATGATTCGTCAAAGTCTATCAGACCTAAATAAACCATCCATGtatgttctctctcttgatgTCTTCTAGCAACAACCTATCTTCTATGGTGGATTTGAAAAGCCTTTTCAGATTTTTCCCCTCTTTTTTCagagttttttctttttgatactaTGGCCACATACAATATTTAATTAATCCAGTGATAAAAGAAATCCAGTGTCTCTCTAATCTATATTGAAGAGGGAATTTTTCCTAGTCAATAAGAGATTTCATAAAAACTTTATACACCTCCATATTACTGGCATTTATTGACTTCCACCTCTTCCACCACCATTTGTTAGTGATAAGAAGCGAATGCGCTCTACAGATTTCTTGTAgtcttcttgtatttcttttttctctttattaCTTTTTCCTCCATCTTGACTACAGTAGATGTACCTACATGCAGGTGGGATATTGAGGCATCGGATCAGCTAGATGAGGTCTTTAAACTCCACTTCCTTTATCTATATGACACATTCAAGGAATTTGAGAATGAGCTCACAAACGAGGGAAACTCCTATAGAGTAGACTATCTTAAAGAATCAGTATGATTACTACCTCCATCACATTATCAagcttttttttcaaataattttagccaaaaaaattattcatgataACATGCATTTCAAATCTGAGTCTACGGTTAATATTCATTATCTAAATGTATTTCTACAAAATCAAAATCTACATTAGCTATTTCATTTTTCATATCATTGTTGTGGAGAGGGTTATTGTTTGGGTTACTATCGGAGGACATGtaaagatttgattaattttgttGAGATTTGAATCTGATACAGATCAAAGAAATATCAAGGGCTTACTTTGAAGAAGCTAAATGGAGGGATGAAGGTTACGTGCCACCTCTCAAGGAATATCTGACTGTTTCGCTGATCTCTTGTTGTTATGCTGCATTAGCATGTGCTTCTTTTGTTGGCATGGGGGAGAAGGCAACAAAGGAGGCATTCGATTGGGTTACAAGCTTCCCAAGAATCATAAAGTGTATTTGCTCAATCTGCCGGCTTATGGATGATGTTGTATCCACTGAGGTAATAGTGTTTAGAAGTTATTAATCCATTAGTTTTACCTGAGCCATTCTCAGTCTACCAATGAGTTGAGCTGAGTTGAGCTCAATTGagttgttcaaccttgatcatatTGGTATAAAGAGTGTTGTAGCTTAACATGAGCTTGGGCTAAGGAACATTATAAGCTTTCAAGTTCAGCTTGTGATCCACCTGAGCAAGCTGGTGCTTGAGCTGAACAACTGGCAAGAACTTTTGCTAGCTAATTAAAGACAGCTGCAATGTGCCTTATTTACAAGCTATGCCTCGAGATGTTGGTCCTAGTTTGTCCATTTAATTTGTAAAAGAACTTACTCAAACTTGAGTTTTTCTGTTCATGAATTTCTAGGCTGTTttgtataattattttaattatacatTCTTTTTTAAATAATGCAGTTTGAACAAGAGAGGAATCATGTCTCATCGGCCGTCCAGTGCTA
The DNA window shown above is from Elaeis guineensis isolate ETL-2024a chromosome 8, EG11, whole genome shotgun sequence and carries:
- the LOC105035625 gene encoding alpha-humulene synthase; this translates as MEAKGSMACSSVSCDSVETIHFFADYHSTVWGDYFIENYLLPSNLQMPKACIQERIRELKEEVKNLLKHANDHLQEMELIDALQRLGVAYHFEKEIDEILSQIYNAHIEGEDLHAVALHFRLLRQHGYNISTNVFIKFKEAEGSFKAILKNDVKGLLSLYEAAYLCTLEDYILDEALNFAKVHLKIMEKQMRPILATRVLDALEMPLHRRMRRLEAKNYISIYQEDEGRINVVLELAKLDFHLLQSIHREEVRSISMWWKSIGLAKKLTFSRDRVVECYVWPLGVYFEPRYSRARIYLTKVIALLSIMDDIYDAYGTLEELQEFTKVIQRWDIEASDQLDEVFKLHFLYLYDTFKEFENELTNEGNSYRVDYLKESIKEISRAYFEEAKWRDEGYVPPLKEYLTVSLISCCYAALACASFVGMGEKATKEAFDWVTSFPRIIKCICSICRLMDDVVSTEFEQERNHVSSAVQCYVKEHGTSVQEACEKLLEMVEEDWKILNQECLNMTAMPMSLITRIINLARMMETLYRKSDSYTHSSTTMKDKITSLLIEAIPF